One Thioalkalivibrio sp. ALJ12 genomic window carries:
- the leuB gene encoding 3-isopropylmalate dehydrogenase encodes MSRILVLPGDGIGPEIVAEALKVLERVGEIGGLDLEIEQGLIGGAAHDAAGHPYPEATREAARRADAILLGAVGGPQYESLERDLRPERGLLGIRSDLGLFANLRPAILYPQLASASTLKPEVVSGLDILIVRELTGGIYFGQPRGIEERNGERYGFNTAAYSESEIERIARVGFESAMKRGKRLCSVDKANVLEVSELWREVVERVGKEFPEVELSHMYVDNAAMQLVRDPKQFDVMVTGNMFGDILSDAAAMLTGSIGMLPSASLNSEGVGLYEPIHGSAPDIAGQGKANPMATVLSVAMLLRHSLNRNDLAERIEQAVGRVLDQGLRTPDIFGEGMTLVGTQGMGDALVAALEG; translated from the coding sequence GTGAGCCGAATTCTGGTATTGCCCGGGGACGGGATCGGGCCCGAGATCGTGGCCGAGGCGCTGAAGGTGCTGGAGCGTGTGGGCGAGATCGGCGGCCTGGATCTTGAGATCGAGCAGGGCCTGATCGGGGGCGCGGCGCACGATGCGGCAGGTCACCCGTATCCGGAGGCAACCCGCGAGGCGGCGCGCCGCGCCGACGCGATCCTGCTGGGCGCGGTCGGCGGCCCGCAATACGAATCGCTGGAACGCGACCTGCGCCCCGAGCGCGGACTCCTGGGTATTCGTTCGGATCTGGGCCTGTTCGCGAACCTGCGGCCGGCGATCCTGTATCCGCAGCTGGCCTCGGCCTCCACGCTGAAGCCGGAGGTCGTCAGCGGGCTGGATATCCTGATCGTGCGCGAACTGACCGGCGGGATTTACTTCGGCCAGCCGCGCGGGATCGAGGAGCGCAATGGCGAGCGCTATGGCTTCAATACCGCCGCCTACAGCGAATCGGAGATCGAACGCATCGCGCGGGTTGGTTTCGAGTCCGCGATGAAGCGCGGCAAGCGCCTGTGCTCGGTGGACAAGGCCAATGTGCTCGAGGTCTCGGAGCTGTGGCGCGAGGTGGTCGAGCGCGTCGGGAAGGAATTCCCCGAGGTCGAGCTGTCTCACATGTATGTGGACAACGCGGCCATGCAGCTGGTGCGTGACCCCAAGCAGTTCGACGTGATGGTGACTGGCAACATGTTCGGCGACATCCTGTCCGATGCCGCGGCCATGCTGACCGGGTCCATCGGGATGCTGCCCTCGGCTTCGCTGAACAGCGAGGGGGTCGGTCTGTACGAGCCGATCCACGGCTCCGCGCCGGATATCGCGGGGCAGGGCAAGGCCAATCCGATGGCGACCGTGCTGTCGGTCGCGATGCTCTTGCGCCACAGCCTGAATCGTAATGACCTGGCCGAGCGCATCGAGCAGGCTGTGGGGCGGGTGCTGGATCAGGGGCTGCGCACGCCGGACATCTTTGGTGAGGGCATGACGCTGGTGGGCACCCAGGGGATGGGTGATGCCCTGGTGGCTGCGCTGGAGGGCTAG
- a CDS encoding LysR family transcriptional regulator: MRPEQLSIESLQAFVAVVDTGAFSAAAERLHLTQPAISKRIQSLEATLQRPLFERQGRRVRPTEVAERLLPEAREILARLHAIEQQVADLDHVVRGRIRLATSHHIALHRLPVPLARLRTRHPKLELELAFMDSEAGIEAVMHGDADLALATLPDDLPKGSEAQAVWTDDLVPMIARGRAQDAPLETLQRLHDWPAILPPVGSTTRRQIDHALAAEGLHPAAAQESPYLEVIRMMIAAGLGIGFLPRTMATAELAILEWPAPPIARQLGWVRHADRYRSRTLEAVIEELQ; the protein is encoded by the coding sequence ATGCGCCCGGAACAACTAAGCATCGAGTCCCTGCAGGCCTTCGTGGCGGTGGTCGACACCGGTGCCTTCTCCGCCGCAGCCGAGCGGCTGCACCTGACCCAGCCGGCGATCAGCAAGCGCATACAGTCGCTGGAGGCGACGTTGCAACGCCCCCTGTTCGAGCGCCAGGGCCGCCGCGTTCGGCCCACCGAGGTCGCCGAACGCCTGCTGCCCGAAGCGCGCGAGATTCTGGCCCGCCTGCACGCAATCGAGCAGCAGGTGGCGGACCTCGACCACGTCGTTCGTGGCCGCATCCGCCTGGCCACCTCGCACCACATCGCCTTGCACCGTCTGCCCGTCCCGCTGGCCCGCCTGCGCACCCGCCACCCCAAGCTGGAGCTGGAACTCGCGTTCATGGATTCCGAGGCCGGCATCGAGGCGGTGATGCACGGCGACGCCGATCTGGCCCTGGCCACCCTGCCTGACGACCTGCCGAAGGGCTCGGAGGCCCAAGCCGTCTGGACCGATGACCTGGTCCCGATGATCGCCCGCGGCCGCGCCCAGGATGCCCCGCTGGAGACACTGCAACGGCTGCATGACTGGCCGGCGATCCTTCCGCCGGTGGGCTCCACCACCCGCCGCCAGATCGACCACGCGCTGGCCGCAGAGGGCCTGCACCCCGCCGCAGCACAGGAAAGCCCGTACCTGGAGGTCATCCGCATGATGATCGCCGCCGGCCTCGGCATCGGCTTCCTCCCCCGCACCATGGCCACCGCCGAGCTGGCCATCCTCGAATGGCCCGCCCCGCCCATCGCCCGCCAGCTCGGCTGGGTCCGCCACGCGGACCGCTACCGCTCGCGAACCCTCGAGGCGGTCATCGAGGAATTGCAGTAA
- a CDS encoding FimV/HubP family polar landmark protein, translating to MSFGEVNLQSHLNQTLRAEIPLRGGAAASDSLQVRQASENEYRRAGMSRGSVPGDLNIQVQGEGSDRRVVLTTRQPVREPYVGILLEARWDGGRSMREVSLLLDPPDTMPSGAAAPVPRDTARGAPRRQDTPMPREGEAYTVRSGDTLYRIVERAGLAGMADQAMVAFLEANPDAFSDQNINSLRAGAELTVPSRSELESRSAAEARQEVQRQVQAWRDGTVTAAREEPEPEEAAEVETEVEAVPEEDETVAEDDEAAADDAVAATDEDDEAAAADDRLEIVTELLPETDEGAAAAAESPDLLQEAMLSQRAEMEGMRDQITELREELGERGRLAELSSENMAELEEQLSQLRAERNELMARLDRADAERNAPLHERIMNDPLLLMMAIALVILLLLVLLAFARGGRREVVVEERAAGMPARADNSGVRAAAADPVGYEAREIDGAGAGSSGAGAAVAGGAAAGLAAGAVAGKDDDREQSDEPEESVSEPVVVSSSGDASVDDVLAEVDVCLAYGMNDQAEETLTQAIERDPDNSQYRLKLVEARVALGDEEGAREAASALRERLPADDVETRNHLAELESRIGGADDDSAGPAGAPAGVEGLGAAVEPQAAGDGEAPNEIDFSGLDLPDVESETEDLGDTAEPQEETDSGLAFDFDETFDEGASTPAEKTSSETDEARSDDLNDLSFDIDDSDLPNLDEETRGDAAGSDIPALDLGADDLPAAGQEGDLPLEGDASAPIGADEDNETRLSLAQAYADMGDDEGARELIDEIVATGSDDQKAQAEAIRQQLDGS from the coding sequence GTGAGTTTCGGTGAGGTCAACCTGCAATCCCATCTGAACCAGACCTTGCGGGCGGAGATTCCGCTGCGAGGGGGTGCCGCAGCCAGTGATTCGCTGCAGGTGCGCCAGGCTTCGGAAAACGAATACCGGCGCGCAGGCATGAGCCGCGGCAGTGTGCCTGGTGACCTGAACATCCAGGTTCAGGGTGAGGGGTCCGATCGTCGGGTGGTACTGACCACGCGTCAGCCGGTGCGCGAGCCCTATGTGGGCATCCTCCTCGAGGCCCGCTGGGATGGTGGGCGCTCGATGCGCGAAGTCTCCCTGTTGCTCGATCCGCCGGACACCATGCCTTCCGGAGCGGCCGCTCCGGTCCCGCGTGACACCGCTCGGGGGGCACCGCGTCGACAAGACACGCCGATGCCGCGCGAAGGCGAGGCCTATACCGTGCGTAGCGGCGATACCCTCTATCGCATCGTGGAGCGCGCGGGTCTGGCCGGTATGGCGGATCAGGCGATGGTGGCGTTCCTGGAGGCCAACCCCGACGCGTTTTCTGACCAGAACATCAACAGCCTGCGCGCGGGTGCCGAACTGACCGTCCCGTCGCGTTCGGAGCTTGAGTCGCGCAGTGCGGCCGAGGCGCGGCAGGAAGTGCAGCGGCAGGTTCAGGCCTGGCGCGACGGAACGGTGACGGCAGCCCGCGAAGAACCCGAGCCTGAAGAAGCAGCGGAAGTCGAGACGGAAGTCGAAGCGGTCCCGGAAGAGGATGAGACGGTAGCGGAGGACGACGAGGCCGCCGCGGATGACGCCGTGGCCGCTACGGACGAGGACGATGAAGCGGCCGCGGCTGACGACCGCCTGGAGATTGTGACAGAACTCCTGCCGGAGACGGATGAAGGCGCGGCTGCCGCGGCCGAGTCCCCCGATCTGCTCCAGGAAGCCATGCTGTCCCAGCGCGCCGAGATGGAGGGGATGCGCGATCAGATTACAGAACTGCGCGAGGAACTGGGTGAGCGAGGCCGTCTTGCGGAGCTTTCGAGCGAGAATATGGCCGAGCTGGAGGAGCAGCTGAGCCAGCTGCGGGCGGAACGCAATGAACTGATGGCACGGCTCGATCGGGCCGATGCCGAACGCAATGCGCCGCTGCACGAGCGGATCATGAACGATCCGCTGCTGCTGATGATGGCGATTGCACTGGTGATCCTGCTGCTGCTGGTGCTGTTGGCCTTTGCGCGCGGTGGTCGGCGCGAGGTGGTGGTTGAAGAGCGTGCCGCCGGCATGCCGGCGCGGGCGGACAACAGCGGTGTGCGGGCCGCGGCCGCGGATCCCGTCGGCTACGAAGCGCGTGAGATCGATGGTGCGGGCGCGGGATCGAGCGGCGCCGGTGCAGCCGTAGCCGGAGGGGCCGCAGCGGGCCTGGCGGCCGGAGCGGTCGCGGGCAAGGACGATGATCGCGAGCAGTCGGACGAGCCGGAGGAGTCGGTGAGTGAGCCTGTCGTGGTGAGCTCCAGTGGCGACGCTTCGGTGGACGACGTGCTGGCGGAAGTGGATGTCTGCCTGGCCTACGGGATGAATGATCAGGCCGAAGAGACGCTGACCCAGGCCATCGAGCGCGATCCGGATAATTCCCAGTATCGTCTGAAGCTGGTCGAGGCGCGCGTGGCGCTGGGCGACGAAGAGGGCGCCCGCGAGGCGGCATCCGCCCTGCGCGAACGCCTGCCGGCGGACGATGTTGAAACCCGCAATCATCTGGCGGAACTGGAATCGCGTATCGGTGGCGCCGATGATGACAGCGCTGGACCTGCGGGCGCTCCGGCGGGTGTCGAAGGTCTGGGTGCTGCGGTGGAGCCGCAGGCGGCGGGTGACGGCGAAGCGCCGAACGAAATCGACTTCTCCGGCCTGGATCTCCCGGATGTGGAATCCGAAACCGAAGATCTCGGGGACACCGCCGAGCCACAAGAAGAGACCGATTCCGGGCTGGCCTTTGATTTCGACGAGACCTTCGATGAAGGGGCTTCGACGCCTGCGGAGAAGACGTCTTCGGAAACGGACGAAGCGCGGAGCGACGACCTGAACGACTTGTCATTCGATATCGACGACAGCGATCTGCCGAACCTGGATGAAGAGACCCGGGGCGACGCGGCTGGGAGTGACATCCCGGCATTGGATTTGGGAGCCGACGATTTGCCGGCTGCCGGCCAGGAAGGGGACTTGCCGCTGGAGGGCGATGCCTCTGCGCCCATCGGGGCGGACGAAGACAATGAGACACGGTTGAGCCTGGCGCAGGCCTATGCGGACATGGGCGATGACGAGGGCGCGCGTGAACTGATCGACGAGATTGTGGCCACCGGGTCGGACGACCAGAAGGCCCAGGCGGAGGCGATTCGTCAGCAATTGGACGGCTCCTGA
- a CDS encoding aspartate-semialdehyde dehydrogenase translates to MSDRKLDVAVVGATGAVGETLLSILAERDLPLGRVHALASSRSVGKTVAFGRRELEVEDLATFDFSTVQIGLFSPGASVSAEYAPKAAAAGCVVIDNTSQFRYDPEIPLVVPEVNPEAVAGYKKHGIIANPNCSTIQMLVALKPLHDAVGVERINVATYQAVSGTGKDAIEELAHQTAALLNGRPVECNVYPKQIAFNALPHIDVFQDNGYTKEEMKMVWETRKIMGDESILVNPTAVRIPVFYGHSEALHIETREKISAEKAREILSAAPGVTVLDKHEDGGYPTAVTEGSGKDAVFVGRIREDISHPRGLDLWVVSDNVRKGAALNTIQIAEVLIRDYL, encoded by the coding sequence ATGAGTGACCGCAAGTTAGACGTGGCCGTGGTGGGCGCAACCGGCGCCGTCGGCGAGACCCTGCTCTCCATCCTGGCAGAGCGCGACCTGCCGCTGGGCCGTGTGCATGCGCTGGCCAGTTCGCGCTCGGTCGGCAAGACGGTCGCCTTCGGCCGCCGCGAGCTGGAGGTGGAGGATCTGGCCACCTTCGATTTCTCCACCGTGCAGATCGGGCTGTTCTCGCCGGGGGCCTCGGTGTCCGCGGAGTACGCCCCGAAGGCGGCCGCGGCCGGCTGCGTGGTGATCGACAACACTTCGCAGTTTCGCTACGACCCGGAGATCCCGCTGGTGGTGCCGGAGGTCAATCCCGAGGCCGTCGCCGGCTACAAGAAGCACGGGATCATCGCGAACCCGAACTGCTCCACCATCCAGATGCTGGTGGCGCTGAAGCCGCTGCATGACGCGGTCGGCGTCGAGCGCATCAACGTCGCCACCTACCAGGCCGTCTCCGGCACCGGCAAGGATGCGATCGAGGAACTGGCCCACCAGACGGCGGCGCTGCTGAACGGCCGCCCGGTGGAGTGCAATGTCTATCCCAAGCAGATCGCATTCAATGCGCTTCCGCACATCGACGTCTTCCAGGACAACGGCTACACCAAGGAAGAGATGAAGATGGTCTGGGAGACCCGGAAGATCATGGGTGACGAGTCCATCCTGGTGAACCCGACCGCCGTGCGCATCCCGGTGTTCTACGGCCATTCCGAGGCCCTGCACATCGAGACCCGCGAGAAGATCAGCGCCGAGAAAGCGCGCGAGATCCTGTCCGCCGCACCCGGCGTGACGGTGCTGGACAAGCACGAGGACGGGGGCTATCCAACCGCCGTGACCGAGGGTTCCGGCAAGGATGCGGTGTTCGTCGGACGCATCCGCGAGGACATCTCGCATCCCCGCGGGCTGGACCTCTGGGTGGTGTCCGACAACGTGCGCAAGGGGGCCGCGTTGAACACAATCCAGATTGCCGAGGTTTTGATCCGGGATTACCTGTGA
- the arsJ gene encoding organoarsenical effux MFS transporter ArsJ, translating into MGSPAETPNAPPTLGLGAYARITANYWAFTVTDGAIRMLVVLFFHQLGYSPLEIAFLFLLYELFGVITNLTGGWLAARLGVNTTMIAGTLLQVAALLMLTVPEAWLGVAYVMFAQALSGIAKDLNKMSAKSGVKLVAGDGAGRLFRWVAVLTGSKNALKGVGFFAGGALLYSVGFQLALVILAAMLAVVMLFSIVGLPRGLGKVGGKPKFTRMFSNSAAINVLSAARFFLFGARDVWFVVALPVFLSATLDWNHMQVGAFLALWVIGYGIVQASVPRLLGRGGLHPTGLTARLWAFILMLLPIGIVIGLETELDPAWVLMVGLGVFGVVFAINSAVHSFLILDYAETDRVAMKVGFYYMANAGGRLIGTVASGAIFMVWGLEGALIASTLFIFATWMISSLLPRVPARA; encoded by the coding sequence ATGGGCAGCCCGGCCGAAACGCCGAACGCACCGCCCACCCTGGGGCTGGGCGCCTACGCGCGCATCACCGCGAACTACTGGGCGTTTACCGTCACTGACGGTGCGATTCGCATGCTGGTCGTGCTGTTCTTCCACCAGCTGGGCTACAGCCCGCTGGAGATCGCGTTCCTGTTCCTGCTCTACGAGCTGTTCGGGGTGATCACCAACCTGACCGGCGGCTGGCTGGCCGCGCGGCTGGGGGTGAACACGACGATGATCGCCGGGACGCTGCTGCAGGTCGCCGCGCTGCTGATGCTCACGGTGCCGGAGGCGTGGCTGGGTGTGGCGTACGTGATGTTCGCGCAGGCCCTGTCGGGCATCGCCAAGGACCTCAACAAGATGAGTGCGAAGTCCGGGGTGAAGCTGGTCGCCGGCGACGGGGCGGGGCGGCTGTTTCGCTGGGTGGCCGTGCTCACCGGCTCGAAGAACGCATTGAAGGGGGTGGGCTTTTTTGCCGGCGGCGCGCTGCTGTACTCGGTCGGGTTCCAGCTGGCGCTGGTGATCCTGGCCGCGATGCTGGCGGTGGTGATGCTGTTCTCCATCGTCGGGCTGCCGCGCGGGCTGGGCAAGGTCGGCGGCAAGCCGAAATTCACCCGGATGTTCTCCAACTCCGCGGCGATCAATGTGCTCTCCGCCGCGCGTTTTTTCCTGTTCGGCGCGCGCGATGTCTGGTTCGTGGTCGCCCTGCCGGTGTTCCTCAGCGCGACCCTGGACTGGAACCACATGCAGGTGGGGGCGTTCCTGGCGCTGTGGGTGATCGGCTACGGCATCGTGCAGGCGTCGGTGCCGCGTCTGCTGGGTCGGGGCGGGCTGCATCCAACCGGGCTGACCGCGCGGTTGTGGGCCTTCATCCTGATGCTGCTGCCCATCGGCATCGTGATCGGCCTGGAGACGGAGCTGGACCCGGCCTGGGTACTGATGGTCGGGCTGGGCGTGTTCGGCGTGGTGTTTGCGATCAACTCCGCCGTGCACTCGTTCCTGATCCTCGACTATGCGGAGACCGACCGGGTCGCGATGAAGGTCGGCTTCTACTACATGGCCAACGCCGGTGGGCGTCTGATCGGCACCGTCGCCTCCGGTGCCATCTTCATGGTCTGGGGCCTGGAGGGCGCGCTGATCGCCTCCACGCTGTTCATCTTCGCCACCTGGATGATCTCCTCCCTGCTCCCTCGGGTACCTGCTCGGGCCTGA
- the leuD gene encoding 3-isopropylmalate dehydratase small subunit encodes MQAFTVHKGIVAPLDRSNVDTDAIIPKQYLKSVKRTGFGPNAFDDWRYLDPGEPGMDSSQRRINPDFVLNQAPFDQASILLARKNFGCGSSREHAVWALTDFGFRAVIAPSFADIFFSNSCKNGLLPVVLAEDEVQALFEQVEANPGVQVEVNLEEMTVTAPDGTVFRFTLDEDRRHRLLNGLDDIALTLQYADDIRVYEERQRREWPWMAEQR; translated from the coding sequence ATGCAGGCCTTTACCGTACACAAGGGGATTGTCGCGCCTCTGGATCGCTCCAATGTCGACACCGACGCGATTATCCCGAAGCAGTACCTGAAGTCGGTCAAGCGTACGGGCTTCGGGCCCAATGCCTTCGACGACTGGCGCTACCTGGACCCGGGCGAGCCCGGCATGGACAGCTCCCAGCGCCGTATCAACCCGGATTTCGTGCTCAACCAGGCGCCGTTCGACCAGGCGAGCATCCTGCTGGCGCGCAAGAACTTCGGCTGCGGCTCCTCGCGCGAGCACGCGGTGTGGGCGCTGACCGACTTCGGTTTTCGCGCGGTGATCGCGCCGTCGTTCGCGGACATCTTCTTCTCCAACAGCTGCAAGAACGGGCTGCTGCCGGTGGTGCTGGCCGAGGACGAGGTGCAGGCGCTGTTCGAGCAGGTCGAGGCGAACCCGGGCGTGCAGGTCGAGGTGAACCTGGAAGAGATGACCGTAACGGCGCCGGACGGTACGGTGTTCCGTTTCACGCTCGACGAGGACCGGCGCCACCGCCTGCTGAACGGCCTGGATGACATTGCGCTGACGCTGCAGTACGCCGATGACATCCGCGTCTATGAGGAGCGCCAGCGCCGCGAGTGGCCCTGGATGGCGGAGCAACGATAG
- a CDS encoding ArsJ-associated glyceraldehyde-3-phosphate dehydrogenase, giving the protein MAVRVGINGMGRIGRLALRAAWDRDDLEIVHLNEVAADGTVTGHLLEFDSVHGRWDRGIRAEPDALQIDGRSLRHTQLGEPGQVPWAESGVDIVIDASGAFRTMQTLQPHFDRGARRVVVAAPVKDELALNVVMGVNDSAYDPARHRVVTAASCTTNCLAPLVKVLHPALEIRHGSILTVHDMTATQSAVDLPRDNLRRARAAGLNLIPTTTGSAKAIGDIFPELNGRLNGHAVRVPLMNASLTDFTFEAARETSAEEVNELLRSAAEGELAGILGFEERPLVSSDFRTDPRSSIVDAQSTMVVDGTQVKVLAWYDNEWGYANRLVELVARVAEQGV; this is encoded by the coding sequence ATGGCCGTACGGGTCGGCATCAACGGGATGGGGCGGATCGGCCGCCTGGCGCTGCGTGCGGCTTGGGATCGCGATGACCTCGAGATCGTGCACCTGAACGAGGTCGCGGCGGACGGCACGGTTACCGGGCACCTGCTGGAGTTCGATTCGGTGCACGGGCGCTGGGATCGCGGCATCCGGGCCGAGCCGGATGCGCTGCAGATCGACGGCCGCAGCCTGCGCCACACGCAGCTGGGCGAACCGGGGCAGGTGCCCTGGGCCGAGTCCGGTGTAGATATCGTGATCGATGCCAGCGGCGCCTTTCGCACCATGCAGACCCTGCAGCCGCACTTCGATCGCGGGGCCCGGCGTGTGGTCGTCGCGGCGCCGGTGAAGGACGAGCTTGCGCTGAACGTAGTGATGGGCGTCAACGATTCGGCCTACGATCCGGCCCGGCACCGCGTCGTCACCGCTGCCTCCTGCACCACCAACTGTCTGGCGCCCCTGGTCAAGGTGCTGCACCCGGCCCTGGAGATCCGCCACGGGTCGATCCTGACGGTGCATGACATGACCGCCACGCAGTCGGCCGTGGATCTGCCGCGCGACAATCTGCGCCGGGCCCGTGCGGCCGGGTTGAACCTGATCCCGACCACCACCGGCTCGGCGAAGGCGATTGGTGACATCTTCCCGGAACTGAACGGACGGCTGAATGGCCATGCCGTGCGCGTGCCGCTGATGAATGCCTCGCTGACGGACTTCACCTTCGAGGCGGCGCGCGAGACCTCCGCGGAGGAGGTGAACGAACTGCTGCGCTCGGCGGCCGAGGGCGAACTCGCCGGCATCCTGGGCTTTGAGGAACGCCCGCTGGTCTCCAGCGACTTCCGCACCGACCCGCGCTCGTCCATTGTCGATGCGCAGTCGACGATGGTGGTGGATGGGACGCAGGTGAAGGTGCTGGCCTGGTACGACAACGAATGGGGCTATGCCAACCGGCTGGTCGAACTGGTCGCGCGCGTGGCCGAGCAGGGCGTGTAG
- a CDS encoding TspO/MBR family protein, translating into MTNTRDGVGLVGWVALVFLVASAGGYATSLSVQDWYQTLERPALNPPDALFGPVWTVLFALMAVAAWRVWRRTGFAGAPLAMGLFLAQLVLNLGWSVLFFGMQRPDLALVEILILWPLILATLIVFWRHDRIASALLVPYLLWVGFAIYLNAAIVALN; encoded by the coding sequence ATGACCAATACAAGGGATGGGGTCGGACTGGTGGGCTGGGTGGCCCTGGTGTTCCTGGTGGCCTCCGCGGGCGGGTATGCGACCAGCCTGTCGGTGCAGGACTGGTACCAGACGCTGGAGCGACCCGCGCTGAATCCACCCGATGCCCTATTCGGCCCGGTCTGGACCGTCCTGTTTGCGCTGATGGCCGTGGCCGCCTGGCGGGTATGGCGTCGCACCGGCTTCGCGGGTGCACCGCTCGCGATGGGGCTGTTCCTCGCCCAGCTGGTGTTGAACCTGGGCTGGTCCGTGCTGTTCTTCGGCATGCAACGGCCCGATCTGGCACTGGTCGAGATCCTGATCCTCTGGCCCCTGATCCTCGCGACCCTGATCGTCTTCTGGCGCCACGACCGAATCGCGAGCGCGCTGCTGGTGCCGTACCTGCTGTGGGTAGGTTTTGCGATCTACCTGAACGCGGCTATCGTCGCTCTCAACTAG
- the leuC gene encoding 3-isopropylmalate dehydratase large subunit has protein sequence MAGKTLYDKLWEAHVVREEPDGSTLLYIDRHLVHEVTSPQAFEGLRLAGRTPWRGGSVLAVPDHNVPTANRDRGIEDPVSRTQVETLETNVTSLGLKFFPMADVRQGIVHVIGPEQGATLPGMTVVCGDSHTSTHGALGALAFGIGTSEVEHVLATQCLWQKKTKAMQIRVEGELRPGVTAKDVVLAIIGRIGTAGGTGYAIEFAGSAIRSLSVEGRMSICNMSIEAGARAGMVAVDEKTIEYVRGKPQAPSGELFEQAAEYWRTLVSDPDAEFDAVVEMDAAEIAPQVSWGTSPEMVAPIDGRVPDPAAESDPVRAEGMKRALEYMDLQPNTPMTEIRPDKVFIGSCTNSRIEDLRAAAEVVKGRKKADNIKLAMVVPGSGLVKQQAEQEGLDRIFLDAGFEWREPGCSMCLAMNADRLEPGERCASTSNRNFEGRQGQGGRTHLVSPALAAAAAVAGHFVEPSALKEA, from the coding sequence ATGGCAGGCAAGACACTGTACGACAAGCTGTGGGAGGCGCATGTGGTGCGCGAAGAGCCGGATGGCTCGACGCTGCTCTACATCGACCGCCACCTGGTGCACGAGGTAACCAGCCCGCAGGCCTTCGAGGGGCTGCGTCTGGCCGGGCGCACGCCCTGGCGCGGGGGTTCCGTGCTGGCGGTGCCGGATCACAATGTTCCCACCGCCAACCGTGACCGCGGGATCGAGGATCCGGTCTCGCGCACCCAGGTGGAGACGCTGGAGACCAACGTCACGAGCCTGGGGCTGAAGTTCTTCCCGATGGCCGATGTGCGCCAGGGCATCGTGCACGTGATCGGCCCCGAGCAGGGGGCCACTCTGCCGGGCATGACGGTCGTCTGCGGCGATTCGCATACCTCCACGCACGGTGCGCTGGGCGCGCTGGCCTTCGGCATCGGCACCTCCGAGGTCGAGCACGTGCTGGCCACGCAGTGTCTGTGGCAGAAAAAGACCAAGGCCATGCAGATCCGCGTGGAGGGCGAGCTGCGCCCGGGCGTGACCGCCAAGGATGTGGTGCTGGCGATCATCGGCCGCATCGGCACCGCCGGCGGCACCGGCTATGCGATCGAGTTCGCCGGCTCGGCGATCCGCAGCCTGTCGGTCGAGGGCCGCATGAGCATCTGCAACATGTCCATCGAGGCCGGGGCCCGCGCGGGCATGGTCGCGGTGGACGAGAAGACGATCGAATACGTGCGTGGCAAGCCGCAGGCGCCGAGCGGCGAGTTGTTTGAACAGGCCGCAGAATACTGGCGCACGCTGGTCTCCGACCCGGATGCCGAGTTCGACGCGGTGGTGGAGATGGATGCCGCCGAGATCGCCCCGCAGGTGAGTTGGGGCACCTCGCCGGAGATGGTCGCGCCGATCGACGGCCGCGTGCCGGACCCGGCGGCCGAGTCCGATCCGGTGCGCGCCGAGGGCATGAAGCGCGCGCTGGAGTACATGGACCTGCAGCCGAACACGCCGATGACCGAGATTCGTCCGGACAAGGTCTTCATCGGGTCCTGCACGAACTCGCGAATCGAGGACCTGCGTGCGGCTGCCGAGGTGGTCAAGGGCCGCAAGAAGGCCGACAACATCAAGCTGGCGATGGTGGTGCCGGGCTCCGGGCTGGTGAAGCAGCAGGCGGAGCAGGAAGGGCTGGACCGGATCTTTCTGGACGCCGGCTTCGAGTGGCGCGAGCCGGGCTGTTCCATGTGCCTGGCGATGAACGCGGACCGGCTGGAGCCGGGCGAGCGCTGCGCCTCGACCTCGAACCGCAACTTCGAGGGCCGTCAGGGGCAGGGCGGGCGTACCCATCTGGTCAGCCCGGCGCTGGCCGCCGCGGCCGCCGTGGCCGGGCACTTCGTCGAACCGTCGGCACTGAAGGAGGCGTAA